TTACATTTTGttattcatatttttatttttgataTTTACTTAAACCATAGGgagtattattttatttataagTAAACTTTCTATATCTATTTATAActatgtatttatttaatattaatatttaatagtaatagtaatatgtaAATTATAAGTAGCTCTGACAAATGCTGATGGAAATAATTAAGACCTTTAATTCATATTTCATTTTCTTATAAAATTATGAAGCTTGATTAGATAGATTAGTATATCTAATTATGTATACGTTCAGTTTGTCAGCGCCAACATGTATGACATGAAGTATCTGCATGGCTGTCCACGTGACCAATTTGCTATCCAGTTTAATTTTCTATCACACACTACAACTACAactaatcaattaaatattatacGTAGTACCTTTTTAGGGAACATATAACTCATGTACGTAGTTTATACTTACACTGCACGCACAGTTGATTGCTTTGAATTATTCACATCTACTATACGATTTTAGAAAGGTACGTAATACGGAGTAATAGTTTTTACAGAGTAATATACTCCGTATCTGATCAAGCCAAAATTGGGTTGCGTACCAAGCACGGGGAACTTAAAATCGAATACAAATGAAGCAGGTGTAAAAAATTTAACAAATTTTACATTGTAAGCAGCGGTAAACactaaaaaaccttattttttgatAAATACTTTTTTTTAGTGTAACACTATGTTCCGCCCTTGGTGCCAAGTGAGTGGCGCTGGTTTTCTATCTTTCGTCTTTAGGTTGTATGATCTGTTAGAAAATGCTTCGACAACATCATATGAGCCTTCCCAAGTATGCCCAAGTTGCCAGTATCTTCACACCGGCTTGCCTGATTGTTACGCTAAACCTAATTGCCAGGACGGAAAGATCGCGGGTTAACACACTTGTTATAATACTTGGCAATTTTCTGCTTGTTAGACCTTTTACGGATGACAGCTATCTCCCAACGTTCTTCCAAGAAGTTTAAGTTCTCTTTGATGGAAACCTCATTTGCCTCTTCATTGAAGGTTGCAACACGTTCAGTAATAACAACAATTTTTGTTGGAATAACTGGCTCAGATCCATACACCATGTTTGAAAGGTGTTTCTCGAGTGCTCCTATTTGGGGTAGTACAGAACGCCTAGAGTACTTTTGGCAATTTATCAACCCATTCGTTGCTACGTTCTCCTAGCCTGGTCTTAATGCCTGCAACATAATGCTTTGTTACTTCTATTTGACCGTTAGCTTGCGGATGATAAACAAAAGTGAATGATTGTTTAACATTCAACTTTGAGCACCAACTTTTGAACGGTTCTCCAATGAATTGTTTTCCATTATCACTCACTATCTCATGAGGGTAACCAAAGTGGCGAATAATGTTTTCCAATACGAAGTTACGATTTTGGTTTCCTGTAACAGAACTTAATGGTTTCGCTTCTACCCACTTGGTGAAGAAATATACCGCCACCACCAAGTGGGTAGCATTTCCCGCTCCTCTTGGGAACGACCCAACAATATCAATTGCCCATTTGTATAAAGGCCATGCTGATGTTATTGAGATCATGTCTTGcgctgatatgtgtgtgtgtatgttagTGTTACGTGTATCTGACATGAAACACAACGTTTAACAACTTCACTTGTGTCACGGTACAAAGAAGGCCAATAGTACCCAAGCCTTATTATCTTTCCAACAACCATTTTGAAACCGAAGTGCAATCCGCAATATCCTTCATGGACTTCTCTAATAATAGTGATGGCTTCTTCTGGTCCGACGCACCTCAAAATAGGACTTAAGAAAGATTTCTTGTACATGATGCCATCTTCGATTGAGTACATAGGTGCTTTCATTCTGATACGCCTTGCGCTTGCAGAATCACCAAGCAGCGTACCACATTTTAGGTAGTTAATAATTGGGGAAATCCAATTTTAATTGGGCTCCTCAACGGCTACTACTTCGTCTGCTTCAATGGCTTTTTGACTGACCATCTCGACCCATACATCTTTAACAAAGTGACTGAATGCCAAAGACGCTATTTTGCTCAAAGCGTCCGCCTTTTTTCACCCTTGGTACTTGTGCAATTGAGAATTCCTAGAATTGATTAGCCAAGCCTTCTGTTATCTTAAGGTACATTTGCATTGCTGGATCACGGGCTTTAAATGCTCCATTCATTTGATTTGCCACCAATTGGGAATCAACATATACTTTTATTGACTTGATTCCTAACTTTACAGCGATCCTTAACCCTGATAATAAAGCTTCGTATTCGTTCTCATCGTTAGACACAGAAAAACCAAAACGCAATGCGTATGTATGTTCCTCTCCTTCATGACCCGTTAAGATTAGTACAGTACCAGTGCCGTCAACGCCAGATGCACCGTTAGTGTACAACTCCAAAAGCGGCTCTGGTTGTTCATCCTTAGCGTTATCCGCTATTGACGTATTTGCGGTACATTCAATCAAAAAGTCCACCATGATTTGGCCCTTGACAGCGTTTCGAGGTGCGAAATTAATTTCATGCTTTTCAAGCTCAAGTGCCAACTTGGCTAAATGTTCTGACATCTCGGGTTTTCATAAGAGTTGCCATTCTAATGATTAAAACCGGCTCTGAATAACACTTTGTGCATCATTAAGATGGACCTGCTTAATAGGTTGATCAGTAAGAACCAAAACGGGATGCGCCTGAAAGTAACGGCGTAGACGTCTTGCAATATGCACAACGCCGGATATCAACTTTTCGATTGATGAATAATTTATTTCCCCATTTTGCAAGACCTTGCTGATAAAGTAGATGGGCTTTTGAGAAGACGCTCGATCCGCTATTAAGACTGCACAGACTGCCTATGTGGAAGCCGCTAGGTAAACTATTAATGTTTCATCTTGTATGGGAGCGATCAACGATGGTAGCGTTCCAGGCAACACTTTCATTTCTTGGAACGCTTGTTCTGCCTCATTTGTCCACTGAAAATATTTTTTCCAAGTGAAACGACTCAAACCCGTTTATGAAAAACAAcacttttttatttataaaaaagggCTGACCACCCTTGTCTGCACTCAGGCGCGGCGCGCCATCCCAAGCCGCGGCACGGCCCACATGGGAATCTCGTGGTCAGCAGTTTAGAAAGTTTCTGTTATCATTTTACACGGTTAACCGCGGCGCGCCAATGATGGCCGTGGTGCGGCTTACTCTGCTTCCTGATTCTGTTTTCACTTAAAATACAAACGTCTCAATTTAGCAACCAGAAAACGTCCATTGATCCAAAACATGTTTAACGACATAATACATGATTTTAGTTATAATAAAACAGCGATATAAGTACCAAGACCCCGGGACCACACTGACCCGTTTTAACTTAACCCAAAAGACACTTTCGACCCAAAGTGTTTAAACTTTacataaaaccgagcatggtgattgggattgcgctacccaatcctaagtccaatctaaaagcaagtcttctaaagcaacccacgcaagtccactagttcccacgcttactcgagccaccacctccacgcgaatctataaaaatgtaaacaacgagagggtaagctaatgcttagtgagtgagaatatactacatacatacatatgcataaaatagacacgccacacaataataatcaagtAGCACATACCGGAATTATATTATCCAttcaattaatagtattattattgttaatatatattatatattaataattatttttattaataatatatataatataaccgtAATTATTAAGGGAATCAGTTTGACATTTTCAATccaaagaaaaatattttcttgtctCTAAAAACAGTACAAATCAcgatttacatcacaataaccTCCAAAATCAGTTGAACGTCGTGATCtccttttcttatttttatttatttatttattttctttcctAGTTGATTCTTTCTGATACTTCTTCTATAAATCAAGTAGTTAACTCATGTTATCAAAACAACCCATTCGATTATTTCACCACTATTATCAGATATCAATTACAGCTTCTTTTATTTGATAATTTAAATTGAAATTCAAGAAACCACTCGATATCCTCTGTTCTCgacttttattttaaaaccttCACTTTCAAATCAATTCCAAAATGTATAAGTGCAGAGTTGTTAGTAATCTTTCaataaaactatctgcaaagtttcacatCCCAACTCTTTATATCGAttacaaattttggagtcaaagtttaagaacaaaaagtcaactaatttgtttaTCATGAAATCCGAATCTATGTTGATGTTTCTGAGCCAATTAACGATTTACAAAGTTTCTAGGATTGTTTTCCAACACATTTCGTGTTGTAATCAAGGTCTGAAATTTTCTCAATTCCATaatcaataaatttttttttttataacccaCGAAGAGCAGCACAGGTCgttttctttctttttatttttattttttttatatattttttttgttgagTCTAGTGATATTCACAATTATAGAtcgttttccatttcattttcacgCTTTAAATCAAACCTTAAAACAAGATAGGATGATTTATGGGTTCTGATTGATTTAagaatgaggaagaagaagaaacagaataaGACGAGTTATAAATATTTGGCTGTGATAAAAATCAGAAAAGCATAAGCAGTGTAATGGTTAAGGGATgttgtgggtgagcgggaggtcacgggttcgagtctggcATGATGCAATTTTTTTAAGGGCTTTAGAaggtagttttctaaatcaaaaattttattcttattcttattattattattattattattattattattattattattattattattattattattattattattattattattattattattattattattattattattattattattagtcttataattattatcattgttatttatcatttattattattattattacaattatagtaattatatttattaataacattattattactaatattattatgattaacaagtattattatttaggattattgttattatcatcattattatttattagtattataattattactagtattaaaagCATTACCTatcaaatattattagtatacttatagttacaattataattatttttatggttaagttaattattagtattactataataaagCAATTACATATTACTATCATTTAAATGAgtgttattatcataactataattatgattatcaccataaatattactattaaggtagttattattattaccactaatattagtataagtattattattggtttcattaaaattagtacttgtatcatattataattaataatattattattattactactagtattataattattattagtattataatcatcattataagtaccatagttattattattattatcattataagtattattatttaggttatcatgagtattattatgtagttactaaaatcattatcataattagcaataacaataaaattaatatttttacattcactatcattaatatcattattattattattactaatagaactattaacattattatcttattaataatattaagtattataaacatattatcaatattaatattatttttggtattattataactactgttattaatatacaaatgatatatttaatacatataacataacaaaaattaatatttttatatacaaaatgaatatatgaaacatatatatattattaatataaaaaggatataactaataaatttatgtatatatttattcgattacaattatgtatattaataaatatacaaatgatataggttcgtgaaaccgaggtcaaccctacacttattcaatgccgtcatatgtatttttactataaaatacagtatagtgagttcatttgattcccttttactctttacatttttgggactgagaatacatgcgctgtttttataactgctttattaaatgcttttgaaatatattttgaactgagaatacatgaaatgattttataaatgtttgacgcgatatgacacaagcaaaacattcctcgaatgaattattatgcagacagaagttctgtggattattattgaattagttggacgttataattgccactaattgttgtgaatatttcccctgattattattgcttgttaacctaagaattagaaacgggtatggccctaattcacgcgaatcctaaaggtagctaccgggtttaacatccccacccagaatgttcactagacggaaggactagtgggcgtggtgtttagtacttcaaagtttattattattatacagacgagatgttctgttttggggatattattgatgcacattatatgttaaggtcggttaccatgttgagcaacgaaatcaaaatgaatgttatgtatcgagagaatgatttttatacacaggttatgtgtattagttttgtgcacgagatatgtgtacgattattaaaaatcgcgaggcaatctacgggggagaaaaggatacgaacctactctgctaagcattatgaaaatggttttgtacacgagataggtgtactgtatttaaatcttgtggtctatcaaaatgatgaattttattgtttacgataaacttatgaactcaccaaccttttagttgacactttaaagcatgtttgttctcaggtacgaaagaaatcttctgttgtgcatttgttcattgtagaaatattacttggagtcattcatggcatatttcaaaagacgttacattcgagtcgttgagttcatcaagattattatgaaGTCAAttctagttggatatattatgaaatggtatgcatgccgtcaactttcgttgtaaagaaagattgtcttttaaaaatcgaatgcaatgtttgaaaaatgtatgatATATAGGTcacgtacctcgcaatgtaaccaaatgtaatgtattcgtccagatggattaggacgggtcatttcagttggtatcacctcgcaacgaaattaattaatatgaaacgtttataatcattatgaacgggacatttcaaatatcaaATCAACaacatgaaattcggagttgagacttaccaataccaccaaaatgttgccgttgacgagatgaaaaACTTTAACACTAGTAACTCGAtccgattcactcttcttcttcctcaaatggagctctctctctcgaaagcttcttcctctctctagggttttgaGGATAAGAGAAAGAGATGAAAATGAGGTGAAATGAAGATGTGGATGGGGTTGCATCAGTTTTGTGGTTCAAaaaccgtccatatgtgaaattacaaaatTGCCCTTCATTAAACCCCTTTTTAAAAGTTGAAATTCGGGTCTGGCCCAGAAAAGGCGCGGCGCGACTTAGTTTGGAACGGCGCGGCTCCAAGACAAATATGGTAACAGCCTCCGTACCAGTGAAGTAAGCAACTGAAATAGTTGAAGCCCGCGGCGCGGCTAGAACGACCCGCggattgtgtgacgacccggaaaattttgaccaaatttaaaatttatctttaaatgatttaatgtttccgacacgacaagcaaagtctgataagttgaaatctcaaaaactttgaactgtgttcatgtattcatttacccttcgactgttctcgacgattcacgaacaataatgtgtaaatagatatgtatgtgtgtgtgtgtgtgtatatatatatatatatatatatatatatatatatatatatatatatatatatatatatatatatatatatatatatatatgatttcaaattagttaagtgaacgattgtaacacttgtttattgatgtagtgacccgaacttttccatgtttatatatattaaatgaaattgttatttacatgattaagtgtttccaacatgttaagcaatcaaacttgttaagacttgattaattgaaatatgtttcatatagacaattgaccacccaagttgaccggtgattcacgaacgttaaaacttgtaaaaactatatgatgacatatatatgattatatatatagttaacatgatattatgataagtaagtatctcattaggtattttaataatgagttatataaaattgagtttattgaattaagaaactcgaaacgatatatataacgattatcgttataacaacgtcttactaaatacatatgaatcatattaagatattgttatactatgtttaatcatgataaatgataagtaaacatgtcattaagtgtattaacaatgaactacataaaaacaagactactaacttaatgatttcgaaacgagacatatatgtaacgattatcgttgtaacaacatttaactgtatatatatcatactaagatatattaatatatcataatatcatgataatgtaataatttaatatctctttagatataataaataatgggttaacaacatttaacaagatcgttaacctaaaggttttaaaacaacatttacatgtaacgactaacgatgacttaacgactcagttaaaatgtatatacatgtagtgtattaatatgtattcataaacttttgaaagacttcaatacacttatcaaaatacttctacttaacaaaaatgcttacaattatatcctcgttcagtttcatcaacaattctactcgtatgcacccgtatttgtactcgtacaatacacagcttttagatgtatgtactattggtatatacactccaatgatcatctctgagcagcccatgtgagtcacataacatatgtggaaaccatcatttggcaactagcatgaaatatctcataaaattacaaaaatattagtaatcattcatgacttatttacatgtaaaaaaaattacacatcctttatatctaatccatataccaacgaccaaaaacacctacaaatacttttattcttcaattttcttcatctaattgatctctctcaagttctatcttcaagttctaagt
The window above is part of the Rutidosis leptorrhynchoides isolate AG116_Rl617_1_P2 chromosome 1, CSIRO_AGI_Rlap_v1, whole genome shotgun sequence genome. Proteins encoded here:
- the LOC139848500 gene encoding uncharacterized protein, translated to MSEHLAKLALELEKHEINFAPRNAVKGQIMVDFLIECTANTSIADNAKDEQPEPLLELYTNGASGVDGTGTVLILTGHEGEEHTYALRFGFSVSNDENEYEALLSGLRIAVKLGIKSIKVYVDSQLVANQMNGAFKARDPAMQMYLKITEGLANQF